From one Salmo salar chromosome ssa09, Ssal_v3.1, whole genome shotgun sequence genomic stretch:
- the tsc22d3 gene encoding TSC22 domain family protein 3 isoform X2 has product MSTEIFKTPMEVAVYQLHNFSISFFSSLVGGDVVSVKLDNSASGASVVAIDNKIEQAMDLVKNHLMYAVREEVEILKEQIRELAEKNNQLERENSLLKNLASPEQMESFRERVPSDSDALVPLQLDYQQQAQIGLHNPDQSCHISAGSAV; this is encoded by the exons ATGAGCACGGAGATCTTCAAAACACCAATGGAGGTTGCTGTCTATCAGTTGCATAACTTCAGTATCTCCTTCTTCTCCTCGTTAGTAGGAGGAGATGTGGTGTCTGTAAAACTCGACAACAG TGCCTCGGGTGCTAGCGTTGTTGCCATTGACAACAAGATAGAACAGGCAATG GATCTGGTGAAGAACCACCTGATGTATGCAGTCAGGGAGGAGGTAGAGATCCTCAAGGAGCAGATCAGAGAGCTGGCTGAGAAGAACAACCAACTAGAACGTGAGAACAGCCTTCTGAAGAACCTGGCCAGTCCAGAACAGATGGAGAGCTTCCGAGAAAGGGTTCCGTCCGACTCGGACGCTCTGGTCCCCCTGCAGCTGGACTACCAGCAACAGGCCCAGATTGGACTCCATAACCCTGACCAGTCCTGCCACATCAGCGCTGGCTCTGCTGTATAG